One stretch of Betaproteobacteria bacterium DNA includes these proteins:
- a CDS encoding phosphoglycolate phosphatase gives MGQAGTQHKFPLAARAIVFDLDGTLLDTLPDLARAANLMLADLGRPQVSEPEVRAFIGDGAARLVKRVLTGDWQREPEAALFDHAMPIFNHHYREGVARETRPFPGVIEGLDAFRAKGFPLGCITNKPEIFTLPLLAETGLAPYFDLVVSGDVLPRKKPDPMPITYACGYFSARPERVVLIGDSINDRKAAHEAGCAALGVTYGYVPSGDVRSLGFDAIVDSLKEAVTLIQKF, from the coding sequence ATGGGACAGGCCGGCACGCAGCACAAGTTCCCGCTGGCAGCGCGGGCAATCGTCTTCGACCTGGACGGCACGCTGCTCGACACGCTGCCCGATCTGGCGCGGGCCGCGAACCTGATGCTCGCCGACCTCGGCCGGCCGCAGGTTTCCGAACCGGAAGTGCGGGCCTTCATCGGCGATGGCGCGGCACGGCTGGTGAAGCGCGTGCTCACCGGGGACTGGCAGCGCGAACCCGAGGCGGCACTCTTCGACCACGCCATGCCCATCTTCAACCATCACTACCGGGAGGGCGTGGCGCGTGAGACGCGACCCTTTCCGGGCGTGATCGAGGGTCTCGATGCCTTCCGGGCGAAGGGCTTCCCCCTGGGCTGCATCACCAACAAGCCGGAGATTTTTACGCTGCCGCTGCTCGCGGAAACCGGGCTCGCCCCCTATTTCGATCTCGTGGTCAGCGGCGACGTGCTGCCGCGAAAGAAGCCCGATCCGATGCCGATCACCTACGCCTGCGGCTACTTCTCGGCGCGCCCGGAGCGTGTCGTCCTGATCGGCGATTCGATCAACGATCGGAAGGCCGCGCACGAGGCGGGCTGTGCTGCACTGGGCGTGACCTATGGCTACGTGCCGAGCGGCGATGTCCGATCGCTCGGGTTCGATGCTATAGTTGATTCGCTCAAGGAAGCGGTAACCCTCATCCAGAAGTTCTAG
- the rpe gene encoding ribulose-phosphate 3-epimerase, translating to MANFRIAPSILSADFARLGEEVTDVLAAGADWIHFDVMDNHYVPNLTIGPLVCEAIRPLTKATIDVHLMVKPVDRIVPDFAKAGANVISFHPEASEHIDRTISLIKDHGCHAGLVFNPATPLSYLDHVLDKLDLVLIMSVNPGFGGQKFIPEALRKLRAVRSRIDASGRDIRLEIDGGVKVDNIAEIARAGADTFVAGSAVFGAGNKSDPHRYDSVIGELRAELSKVELVVC from the coding sequence ATGGCCAACTTCCGCATAGCGCCCAGCATCCTGTCCGCCGACTTCGCCCGTCTCGGCGAAGAGGTGACCGACGTTCTCGCCGCCGGTGCCGACTGGATTCACTTCGACGTGATGGACAACCACTACGTCCCGAACCTGACCATCGGCCCGCTCGTGTGCGAGGCGATCCGCCCGCTGACGAAAGCAACGATCGATGTGCATCTCATGGTGAAGCCGGTCGATCGCATCGTGCCGGACTTTGCCAAGGCGGGTGCCAACGTGATCAGCTTCCACCCGGAAGCCTCCGAGCACATCGACCGCACCATCAGCCTGATCAAGGACCACGGCTGTCACGCCGGCCTCGTCTTCAATCCGGCGACACCGCTCAGTTACCTCGACCACGTGCTCGACAAGCTCGATCTCGTGCTCATCATGTCGGTGAACCCCGGCTTCGGCGGACAGAAGTTCATCCCGGAGGCGCTGCGCAAGCTGCGTGCGGTGCGCAGCCGGATCGATGCCTCGGGCCGCGACATCCGGCTGGAGATCGACGGCGGCGTCAAGGTCGACAACATCGCCGAGATCGCGCGTGCCGGGGCCGACACGTTCGTGGCCGGTTCTGCAGTGTTTGGCGCCGGAAACAAGAGCGATCCGCATCGCTACGACAGCGTGATCGGCGAACTGCGTGCCGAGTTGTCCAAGGTCGAACTGGTGGTCTGCTGA
- the apaG gene encoding Co2+/Mg2+ efflux protein ApaG, protein MSDHRYKITVSARSAYVADQSDEDNGRYVFSYTITITNTGSVPAQLVSRHWVITDADNGVQEVRGLGVVGEQPFLRPSESFEYTSGAAISTPVGTMRGSYQMVAEDGIRFDAPIPEFTLSVPRILH, encoded by the coding sequence ATGTCCGACCACCGCTACAAGATCACGGTTTCCGCGCGCAGCGCTTATGTTGCGGATCAGTCAGACGAGGACAACGGGCGCTATGTCTTTTCCTACACGATCACCATCACGAATACCGGCAGCGTGCCGGCGCAGCTCGTGAGCCGGCACTGGGTGATCACCGATGCCGACAACGGCGTCCAGGAAGTGCGCGGGCTCGGCGTGGTCGGCGAGCAGCCGTTCCTGCGGCCGAGCGAAAGCTTCGAATACACGAGCGGCGCCGCCATCTCAACTCCGGTCGGCACCATGCGCGGCAGCTATCAGATGGTGGCCGAGGATGGCATCCGCTTCGATGCGCCGATCCCGGAATTCACGCTGAGCGTACCCCGGATCCTGCACTGA